From a region of the Acidicapsa acidisoli genome:
- a CDS encoding alpha/beta hydrolase family protein, which produces MLDNASYRIDMPEKWNGILIVYYHGYSEKPVVFDKDKPNEISSLFAYAGYAVIQSGYSEIGLAIEHAVPETEALRRYAIAKYGQPKETYVTGHSMGGELTMITMESYPNRYDGALPLCGLLEPTTWAIGRASAMRAAFDYYYPGLLPGPIGIPATVELNDALADKVLKALPGNPTGLTEMMALNGFKTKEDLAWGVVFATYIQRDLEEKIGASAMDNRNFIYTGGPDDNALNDGVKRYTASDAALGYLKSWYTPTGILLKPTLAVHTTYDPIIPADSVRLYADLVQRNRSADNFVQQYVKADGHCHFSDVETMTALDELIQWNHSGVRPDGGVVPVKAK; this is translated from the coding sequence GTGCTTGACAATGCGTCCTATCGCATTGACATGCCGGAAAAGTGGAATGGCATTCTGATCGTTTACTACCATGGCTATTCGGAAAAGCCGGTTGTTTTCGACAAGGACAAGCCCAACGAAATCAGCTCGTTGTTTGCTTATGCGGGGTATGCCGTTATCCAATCCGGCTACTCGGAGATTGGATTGGCCATCGAGCACGCGGTGCCGGAGACTGAGGCGCTGCGGCGATACGCGATTGCCAAATACGGCCAGCCCAAGGAAACGTATGTTACCGGCCACTCGATGGGCGGAGAGCTCACGATGATCACGATGGAGAGCTATCCCAACCGCTATGATGGCGCGCTGCCGCTGTGCGGGCTGCTGGAGCCGACGACCTGGGCAATCGGGCGGGCATCGGCGATGCGGGCCGCGTTTGACTACTACTATCCGGGGCTGCTGCCGGGGCCGATTGGCATTCCGGCAACGGTGGAACTGAACGATGCGCTGGCGGATAAGGTGCTGAAGGCGCTGCCGGGGAACCCAACAGGTCTCACGGAGATGATGGCTCTCAATGGATTCAAGACAAAGGAAGACCTGGCGTGGGGCGTGGTCTTTGCCACGTATATTCAAAGAGACCTGGAGGAGAAGATCGGCGCTTCAGCGATGGACAATCGCAACTTCATCTACACGGGCGGGCCGGACGATAATGCGCTCAATGACGGCGTGAAGCGCTATACGGCGAGCGATGCCGCGCTGGGCTACCTGAAGAGCTGGTACACGCCGACGGGCATTCTGCTCAAGCCGACGCTGGCGGTGCATACGACGTACGATCCGATCATTCCCGCGGACAGCGTACGGCTCTATGCCGATCTGGTGCAGCGCAATAGGAGTGCGGACAACTTTGTGCAGCAGTATGTGAAGGCGGATGGGCATTGCCATTTCTCCGACGTGGAGACAATGACTGCGCTGGATGAGTTGATCCAGTGGAACCACAGCGGCGTGCGGCCGGATGGCGGGGTTGTGCCGGTCAAGGCGAAGTAG
- a CDS encoding peptidoglycan-binding domain-containing protein, whose protein sequence is MILRATFTFVLAAGLMAAPAIASRVHRAPTSGHSHGKRRTPTAAPKAHKIHGQQSIDSDRVTAIQQALIREHYLSGEPSSKWDAGTQAAMLKFQADQGWQTKLTPDSRALIKLGLGPDHSDAINAGDGANFNQLNAPAPMPSTQAQGFTAASGISH, encoded by the coding sequence GTGATTCTACGTGCGACTTTTACATTCGTATTGGCTGCCGGTTTGATGGCGGCTCCGGCCATAGCTTCGCGAGTCCACCGTGCTCCTACCAGTGGGCATTCGCATGGAAAGCGCCGCACCCCCACTGCCGCACCCAAGGCGCACAAAATACATGGGCAGCAGTCGATCGATTCCGACCGTGTAACCGCGATCCAGCAGGCCCTTATTCGGGAGCACTATCTTAGCGGCGAGCCCTCCTCCAAGTGGGACGCCGGAACCCAAGCGGCGATGCTGAAATTCCAGGCCGATCAGGGCTGGCAGACTAAGCTCACTCCCGACTCCCGCGCTCTCATCAAGCTCGGCCTCGGTCCTGACCATTCTGATGCGATCAACGCAGGAGATGGTGCAAATTTCAATCAACTGAATGCACCCGCCCCGATGCCATCGACCCAGGCGCAGGGCTTTACAGCCGCCTCTGGGATCAGCCACTAG